The following DNA comes from Brassica oleracea var. oleracea cultivar TO1000 unplaced genomic scaffold, BOL UnpScaffold01042, whole genome shotgun sequence.
TGTTCCTGTTCTTGGCATCCTTTTCCAAGAAACCATTACCACCcccattttagaaaaaaaaggaacattACCTGATTAATACTACTGATAAAAAGTGGTCATGAGATCAAAATATTACCTCAAACACCCAAAGAAATTTTCTGACAGCATCAGCTGTTCCTTGAAACCACTTCTTCCCAGCTTCCCCTGGTGTTTGTGTAGCAGCAAGAACctgtttcaaataaaataattttactatttttgcTTGAAGTAGTTTCCTCAAAAGAAAATCAGATTTTTTGGTTGAATACCTCAACGAAACCACCTCCAAAGTTGATACCATTCCCAAAGTAAGTACGTGCTAAGTGTCGGTTGAGGGAAGCCGAGTTGAACTGTGTCAGCACGAATATCTTGTTGATGCAGCTGTTAATGCAGTTACTCATCGGGATATCGATCAGTCTATAGCATCCACCAACAGGAACCTTCATAATTTTTGAGACATAAGCATTGTCATTACACGAAACATTGTTTTCTTGATATGAGCCTTGAATGTTATCTACACTTACAGCTGGTGTGGCGGCTCTCTTAGTAAGAGGGAAGAGTTGAGCTCCATTGCCTCCTCCTAGAATGATTGCAGCCACGTTTTTGGGATCTGCCTTTCTTTTCTCAAACATGGAAGGCTTTACTATCTGACAAAAACAAAGAGCAGCAGCAAACAGAGTTAAGACCTCTGGAGTTTcgataaagaaaaagagtaatGTGTGATCATCAACAAACCATAGCTTCGTTAGGATTCTTTGAAGTGGCAACAGCGTAAACAACACTACTGTGCTTGAACTTTCGATTCCCAAACTTGTTGGAGTTCAAATCTGAAGCAAAACGTTTAAAGAAACCATTGCTTTTGATCTTTTCACCCCAAAACTTGTTGCTGTCCACATTCTTGAAAGTAAGTTTTGGCAAGACAGAACTGCTTTTCCCAGTGGCAAAGCAGTGAGAAGAATCCATCTCTTTTGAGCTGCAAgaaacagaaagaaagaaagaaacctcAGAAAGTTAATAACAGAGACGGGTTTAGGCTGCTGCAGAAGAAGAATAATTAAAGCTTCAAGTAAAGTGAATGACACACAAAGGGACGTTTCAGTGCTAATACTATATAATGAAAATAGTAATAGAATAATGCAAACCAATTTGTTACAAATCTAAGCAAAGTGTTAAAGTGAAACCGACCAGATAGATCCCcgtaaaaagtttttaaaagaaaaattctaCTCTAATAGATAAATCCTCGAAAGCTACGAACTTTCTAGAAAAACCAAGAGATGGTTCACAAACACAGATCCCCGAAATTCTCAAATTCTCATACGTCTCAAAGCACAAAAACTCTTGAAGTTCTGAAGATGCTCAAATTCAAAATCATTGTTGGGTTAGAAAGAAACATTCTGAGTGAATATTATATACCTAATAAAAGACAAAACTAGAAGGAACAAGTTTGAATCATAATAAGCTTTGTCCAAAGATCAATtgaacctaaaaaaaaaaagaatatgatttTCCGGCAAAAAAAGAGAGTGATTTTCAGTGCACATTGGTTTAAAAGCTAAGCCTAGTGAATGCAAAACTGATAATGACAACGTTTTTCTTCAACAAATAACGATCCAGACAGAAGATCTAAGAAACAAAGTTCACCAGAAGaattaaaactatatttctcTATGATTGTGATTAATATGATGTACGTTTGAAATCGAAGAAAGAGAGGAGGACAAGTCTCTCAAGTGCCGTAGTTGACGGAGAAAGCTGTTACTTTTTTCCTGGTTGTCGTCTTGTGATCTCCCCCCCCCACGAGAGCTGTTaccttttcttcttcgttttctgcaatttattttatactacatgttttacaaatatatctgaaataaaaacaattttatgcCTCATTTTTTGGAAAATGAAAGTTATTAAGATTTTtcgtaatttatatatatgcagtaAACCAATTGTTagtttgaaaagtaaaaaaatgttGAATTGAAATAAAGTTATATTcaagaaataaaagtaaaataaatatttacaggGAGGCATGTGATTGTAACGCCAAATTGACGGCTCTCGTTTCTCCCATACCCTCACTCTAGTGCTACAAGTACACATGGAACCTGTTGTCTGATCAATGTGGGCCGAGACCCCATATTCATCTGCACACGTTGTGGTCACATATCGCTCATAAGAATTGTACATAAGCTTTTTCTCTACgatgttaatgttttttttaattatactaaacgcaatttttttgaacttagtaaacgcaatatttacaaaaaaaacaaaggttaAAATGTACCCCttccatttttaataaataaaatgttttagttgttttttttggttgatcCACGATATAAGATGTTTCGTAAATCTagataattttaactttatcaaaactatataactaattatattttaactatttctatttataattaaattatttaatttttaaattagttttttttttagaaaacgtaaatttcttaatatatgtgcaATGaagcaaaacatataaaatacagTTTGAATCACTCCTGGGGTGTACACATCAGATGCCAGCGTAACAATTCAAGTGATGTCCGGCCGACACCTGTcctattaaatgaaacgcagCGTATCAAGTGCATATGCTCCGTTTATGGGCTTAATGACGTTCATTTGCTAAGGCCCTGGAAGAGAGAATTGTTGGTGACCTAATGTCTTCTCCGTAAGTACGGCGGCGATAATGTTCGTTGTCGGTTTCTCTGTAACGCTTCGCGACTTAACTCACATTAAGAGACTTTCAATGCGTCGTTCTGTCTGCGAGATCTGTAATCTCCGTATATATATAGGTTAGTATTCTTTTGCTTTCGATCGCCCTCTCTTCATCTCTTCTATATACTGAGTGTTTCGAGTTATTATGATCCGGCGTGCTGTTAGTATTTTCTGGTAGATTTATCTTGATCATTAGCATTGATATAGGCTGGAAAAGACGATGGTAAGGATTTGCCATGAAGTTTGATTCTgattttgtctctgtttttggTAAAGGAAGATGATGGAAAGGATTTCCatgaaagtttgaatctttttctGTTTACTTAATAGCTTTCCTAAGGAGACAAAATTtcgttttaaattataaactttgcTGTTTTATCCAATGTTTCTGACTttcttcattcaaaaaaaaatatttctgacTTTAGCAGTGTAGAGAAGCAGTGATCTTTCGATGTATTTTAAAGTTCAGATTTTTAATGTTGTTCAGGTTGAGTGATATGTTTTGTGGTTCACGGCAGGATAGAGTGatatacaaaaaaaggaaaatggaaAGCGTAGCCATATCAGAGCATTTGATCAAACTCCTCCGTCCTCCCTGTTGCACAACCTTACGCATTTGATATGGTGGGTTATGTCATCTACGACATTGGATGGGAAGCCATACCAGAGAAGAGTCTTCTACAACGGAACCATTGAGGTACTCTGGAGGTCTTCTCACTGGTGAGTCTGTCTTTCTTTTAACACTTGGGAttcctctcctcctccttcttggTCTATGGGCATACAGCTAAGTACAACGTATCACCAAGGTTTTCCCATCCTGTTTTGAGAATTTTCAAATTGTGTGTGTTTACAGTCCTATGTTGTGGAATTTTATCTGACAATCTCCCTCTGTTACCAGAAAACCAAAAAGGTATCAAAGGTGGAAGTAGGAACAAAGTTCTACGTACGCATCACTTGACGAGTGGCTCGAGGTTCACATATCGCTTTCTCcctttttagattttgtttccTCTTCGCTGGGATtgaagtgtgtgtgtgtgtgtgtgtgtgttattgTGCCTTCAGGGACATTTGGCAAATATATTGCAAGAAAATAGAAGATCAAGAAGAAGTGAGAAAAAAAGAGAGCCTTTTAAGCTCCTTCACAGTTCTTATAGACTTTAAGCTTTTTGGCATTTTGAAAGAGTGAGGAAGTTTAGTATAGATgttactctctctttttcttatgAAGATTCTCCTTCAGTCACANNNNNNNNNNNNNNNNNNNNNNNNNNNNNNNNNNNNNNNNNNNNNNNNNNNNNNNNNNNNNNNNNNNNNNNNNNNNNNNNNNNNNNNNNNNNNNNNNNNNtacatattaaatatatgatatatcaattcaactaatgtttaaaatatcTCCCGCCCGacgggcgggccgaccctagtcatataatataaaatagtatcAAAAGTTACTAATTGATATATAAGGGTTAAGGATTAAGATAAATATGTACGACTCACGATAGTTTTTGTCGATAACATTTGTAAActtttttcaaacaaaacatttgtaaataattaacggattgttttcatatttttccaaGGGTTTCATTTTTCACAATTTCTTGTAGTCATGGGCATTCGATTCTCGGTTTCGGTTCCGATtcgtttttattgatttttcagTTCTTTGTTTCTAgaggttcggatatttagaaaatttggtttggttccgATTTGGTTTTTTGGTTATCGGTTATAATATCAAAGTTAGGAACCAGggaatatccaaaataattttgGATCCCATTGGGTTCTGGTTCGGTTCCGATTTTTCGGTTAATTTGGGTTAAAaagtaagaaattttttgaattttttcagattaaatatattttttggattttcgataaaaaattggataattcacataattttaaacattttggaTAAAACAACATTTTGGTAATTCTCTTTTTAggtattttgtttataattaatattttaaaattatttaattattttaaaacaaaatatacttaatatttataaatatataaattatattatagaaatttgggTGTCTATTCAGTTCTTAGTTCGGTTCcaattcggttcggttcaagttcggttccggttctttagTTCTAGAGATGTATGATCCGCTAAGGTATTTGGTAGGATCTAAACCCAAACATAACCTATGTTTTCGATTCGGTTCAGGGTAAATGTGTCCATGTCATTTCTTGTATCAGAAAAATTATATCGATAATAGATTAGATTCAAAAAGGAGAAAATTACGTGGAAAGACACTTTTTGTCTTTGCAATagcaaaaatatacatatgatGTTGGCCATATACTTTTTGTGTGTTATTTCTCCATAATACTCTTACACCTAACTTCTGGTTACACTTATTCCTCTAgatgttagatatttttaattttattttattttaatatttcaaacatGAAAATCAATTTCCCAATTTCTCATCCAACTTAAAGACGCATTCTTCTTTCTTCCCAAATCTCGATTCAAAACCCTAACATATATCCCAATTAAAAACCTTAACCTAGATTCAAAACCTAACCCATTACGACCAGATCGGTATGTTCCTGTGGAGCGTAACAGACCGTTTGTGTCCGATCGAAAGAGGCGCGACTTCAGGGCCGTTGGACACCACTGGAGAGATTTCTAGATCTAATTCTGCCAAGCATCGCATAAAGAAGAGCCTCTCATGGAATCCGTTATCGGTCACCCAAAAGTATTTAGCCTTGCAAGGTGGTCTTGCAGGTGTACTAACAAGTGCATCTTTGAAGCAGTCATCGATTCTTCAAAAttgaacatattttttattatgagaaTAAATCCTACTACTTCGGATCCAGCGGTTTCAATACGTGAAAAAACCAACCTGGGACGTATTGCCCAAATCATTGGTCCCCATGGAGGTGGTGAATGGAGGGCTACAATTGGTAGTTTCAGGGAGAGGAAGCAGCGACCGTGGGTCCTTTTGATGTTGAACTTCGTCGACAGTGCTAAAAAGGTGTTTGGTGCTAAGAAGGAGAACACCGTGAGTTCCGATGGCGGTGTTATCGTCGAGGCAGCTCCTGTCAAAGAGAATGATTTACATTGGGCATTGGGGAAAGCATGGGAAGACAGAGTGCAATTAGCTGAAGCAAGGTTGGATCTTCGCCGCGATGCATCCGAGTTTCTGATGGCTAATCTCTACCGTGTTGTTCATAGTGAGTTACAGGGCTTGTCCTGAGAACTGGAGAAAGACGAAGATGGTAATAGGTTAGATAGTAGTACTATAGAGTTAGCAAGTTCGAGCAACGAAAGGGGGAAGAGACTGGCTTCCCCACCAGAGGTGGTGGAAGTCAAAGAAAGGAAACATTTATGGGAATTTTTTGCAGAGGCTCGATGGAGGTTGGGGTGGTtatggaggaggaggtggtgatACAGAGGTGGGAGGTGAAAGACGTGAGGGATGATGGAGGTGGTTGTGGATACTTTAGTAAAGGTGTGGTGGAGGTGATTGTGGATACGACAATGGAGATGGAGGATGTGGTGGAGATGGTTGTAGATGCGATTGTGGTGGTTATGGAAAAGGAGGTAGTGGATACAGAGATGAAAAACGTGAGAGGTGGATACGGTGGTGGTGCATGTGGCTACTCTGAGAGAAGAAGGTGGTGATAGATACggtaaatgtaaaaaaatgtccacatacccaaaaaaatatctaaaaaacaTTTACGTGAATATGAAAAAGTTGTTCATGAAAATAGTATCCACATAACTatatgcataaatattttatttaaacacaaaaaatcaaCACTCACCGCAAGATCCAAATCTAAACACATCTACAACAACTTAGCTGAAGGGTACATTTGTCCAAAAAATACTTAAGTTCTATAAATTGTGTGCAACAAGCAAGATGTGTTCTTTTGtgtagaaaaaaagaaaaatgtgttttttttttatggtaacTCACTCTTGAAAAAGTGCACACTAAAATTGCCCAATGGTTAACTCGTTTTACATCTACATTTTACGCATACATTAACTAGTTTTGGCTCAACTAGTAATATAGCAATGGTATTATTACAAAATCGCTAGATAAGTTTTGTAGAAGGGAACAAGCAACAAATATCTAAAATTGCTTTCAtgtcaaagaaaaataaaagctgATTTCATGCATTGTCATGTGTGGGATAGTGACGTTTTTGTAACCATTATTGGATGAGTTGAGAATACTAAAGGCATGATTAACCCCGATCTCTTAGTCGGGGTTTTTAACTCataatttgacattttttgtttttttttaacatttttcggctaagagacgattcttatatctcttattcaagagacggttcttagagCATCCTTATCGCGGTTAATTAAACCCGTTTcttccttatttttttattaaaagaaaattaaaaaaggaaaaaaacgcAAGAGACGTGTGTTTTGTCGTCTCGTGAAGGAACGCCTCGTGGTGGACGCGTGTCAACAAACGAGAGGGTGGAGGTTCGGTTACGCGTTAAACGCGTCTCaaacttttctttctctctctctctctctctctctctctctctctctcaccccctctctctctctcgacgaaGGCGATATGTTTGGCGATTTGATCGATTATCCATGTGATTGAGCCTCTTGTTGTTATGATCGGTTGTTACATGTTGATTCTCGTCGAATCTGTCTCTCGGTGGTTCTCCTCGACGTTGCCGAAGCTTCCACGCGTCTGCTCGCCTCTAATCGAAAGGTAATCCGGTTCTTTGTCTCATGCATGTGATTGATCTATGTTCAACTTGTTCTGATTGcaatttcttctcttttttttttggtttgttcggttcgATTTGGTGTATCGGTGGCGAGGGAGCTCTCCTCTACGGTGCCGGATCTCTCCTCGACAGCGACGGAGCTCTCCTCGATGGCGATGAAGCTGTCTCTCGGTGGCGACGGAGCTCTCTTACAGTGGCTCTCCTCGAATCGAAGGTAAAGCTTCTGTTGTCTCATGttcttaaaatgttttaaaatttcatggATCAAAATCGATTTGTTGTATAGATGGATCAAATTTGATATGTTTAAAAGTCACTGATAAAATCGTTTTGTATAAGTTCTGACTTGATGTTTGAGTGTGTGGGTTTCTCAAATACATTGTTGATCAAGTTAGTAGTCTCTGACTTCCTGTTTCtgtgtttgtgtgttttcaatCTCAAGGATCCATGGTGCAAGAGGAAGGAACCTCAAAGCAGAGGAGTGCAAAGCAGAGCAATACAGGTAAATGTCTACGTCTGTCCAATTTATTGAGCGCCTTGATGTCGAGTTAGGTAGTTAATATTCTGCTTAGTGATATATTATGGTTGTGTTAGTAATAAATAGGTGTAATGGCTAGGTTGATGGTTAGATAGAAAGCGTGATTGAAGTGTGATAAATGTGTTAGGTTGATGTCAACTCCATATTGTGTTTGATCTATTTAAGATAGTgttattctctttctctcttctgtctcagcttcttcttctcttccttctatCTTTCTGTCCgtcttcttttccttctttttttctttctatctttCTGTGTCATTCTGTGACATTCTCGGGGATGGATTCCAATCCATACCGGCAGAGTACGAACTATGTTGATCTCCTTACGAGTCAACATGGTGTCTTTAGTTTTGTAGAAGATAGTGTCCAACTATCTTCTTCATCGCAAGTCCCTATCTTTGGGATTCAAGGAGCTGAAGCTTCAAGCTGCCCTCAAGATACTACTGCAGAGCGTAGGGAACGCAGGATGTGGACGTCTGTAGAAGTTATGGTGCTCATCAGCTCCTGGGTTAACACAAGCAAGGATCCAGTAGTGGGAAATGAGCAACGGTCTGGGGCATTCTGGAATAGGATTGCCGCTTACTTTGCGGCAAGTCCCAAGGCTGCAGCCACTGAACACCGAGAATCAACTCATTGCAAGCAGcgttggcacaagatcaatgatcaagTCAACAAGTTCTGTGGGGCTTTTGAAGCAGCAACCAGAGAGAAGACAAGTGGAAAAAATGAGAATGATTTTCTCAACAGAGCTCATGAAATCTTCTTCAACAACCaccgaaaaaaaattattcttgaGCATGCTTGGAAGGAGCTTCGGAATGATCAAAAATGGTGTGCCATTGCTACATCTAAAAACGAAGGAAGCGCTAAAAGGAGGAAGTTAGACGAGGGTTCACAGTCTGAGACTTCACACGCACATGaaacttgttgttgttgttgtatatCACGGACACAAGTCTTCAAATGTTGTATAAATGAAACTTCTTCTATCTCTCTCAATATTAAACTGCCATCTCAAGTCCTTCTATCTCTCTCAATTTATCTCAAGTGTAATCACTTTCTCAAACTTCTCTTTAATCACAAACTTCTCTTCTTAATCTCTCACTTTATAAACACTTCAACACTTAATCACTTTCTTCCTTCACGTTAAACTCTTAATCACTCTCTatttaaactctttttaatCACGttaatggcttcttcttcttctcaaaacactttCGATGAAGCTtttgatgatacatttgatgagctttttgatcaacattttgatcaagcATTTGAGAATTTTACCATTCAAGCTAATCAAGAAgaacgaagaaaaaaaaggaaaaaaagagtttatatTGAAAGACATCGTGAAGAAGGGCATAATCGTTTATAGAAAGATTATTTCAGTCAAACTCCAATGTATCCTCATAATTTCttccgacgacgttttagaatgaacaagccattgttcttGCACATTGTGgatcgactctccaacgaagttcaATATTTTCGGGAAACAAAAGATGGTCTCGGAAGGAAtagtctctctccacttcaaaagtgtaccgccgccattcgtgtcttggcgtaTGGTTCTGCAGCTGATAccgtcgacgaatacctccggctcggtgagacaacaactcggttatgtgttgaaaattttgtggaaggaataatatatttgttcggTGAAGAGTacttaagaagaccaacaccagctgatcttcaacgtctacttgatgttGGAGAGTATCGTGGCTtccccgggatgataggaagcatcgattgtatgcattgggagtggaagaattgtcccaccgattggaaagggcaatatgctcgtggttcgggtaaaccaacaatcgttttagaggcggttgcttcatacgatctctggatatgacatgcgttttttggacctccaggtacattaaatgatatcaatgttcttgatcgttcaccagtttttgatgacataataaatggtcaagctaCGAATATCACTTTCTCTGTCAATGGACATCAGTATAATATGACTTattatctcaccgatggtatttatccgaaatggtcaACTTTTATCTAATTTATTCGTATACCACAAGAGCcgcaagcagttttatttgctcagcgtcaagaagctgtccgaaaagatgtagAGCgagcttttggagtcttgcaagctcgctttggcattgttaaaaatccagcgaGGAGTTGGGATAAAGTAAAAATTAGGAAGATTATGAGAGTaagtatcatactccataatatgatagtagaaaacaaacgagatggatacactcaatttgatgttcaagagttccaacaaggaaaAGACcacggaagttcacatgttgatctcacgtattctacagatatcccttcaaatatcgcaaatatgatgggtgttcgaacaagaattcgtgatacACAAaggcatcaacaactgaaagatgatttggttgaacacaTATGGCGTAGATTTGgaggtgatgaagacaacaactgatctCTGATGcttatttcaaataattctcgtttattttaataatcttgttttcatgtttttaatttaaaatctatgtgttaagatgttgtcttttatttattaaaaaaaaagtttttaaaaaaatattgaatattttttttttttcaagaaccCGAAAACAAGAGACTTGCAATGTATACATCAAAATCTCAGGGTTCTTGACAAAGTCTCTTTAATACTTTTATgccttaaatattattaaaatttaatcaagagACCCTTAATGGAGTTGTgagataatgatgctcttatatctcttattcaAGAGacgatttttagtttttcttagttaaaatctaaaaaaaaactaagaaccgtctcttagccgaaactAAAAACCACAGTTAAGAGACTGAGGTTAATGATAGTGTAATGGCTTGTCTTAAAAACCATGTGTGCAAGCAATTGGCTAGACAGGAGTGGAAAACGGGGTTAAAAAAGAAGTGGAAAAAGTGAAAAACAAAATgagaaaagaggagaaaagTGGAGTAAACTTTATTACTCCAAGAAAACATGGAGTAAATATTAGTGTGTGATTCTCGCTTTTTCAATAGTAAGGAGAGTAAAAGCCCATGTGTATGACTCAAGTGACTTTCTTTTgcaaagaaataaaactccGCAAACATGACAATTagtgaaattattttaaaaataaaacttcaagtAAAGTAGTTTTGATACTTATATTTCTTACGAGCAATATTGAGAaatcaaataaaagaacaaaaaaactgaCTTGGATATCTGAATGAAATTATGATAGAGagcaaaaatagaaaatgattCTGAATTAAGTAGACATAATCCCAAAAAAAGAGTTTCTCGAGTACAAAGTAGTaaagaaaaaccaaataaaaaagagCTCTGAAGATTAATGTATACAGCAAAAAGCAAAAACTGAGATGAGACTGGAGAACCAAACCATTGACAAAGTCAATCTGTTTAGGTGTTGGTGGCACGAGTGTAGATCTGCTGGCTCGAGTGAGCAGCGACCATCCTGATCACACCTTTCG
Coding sequences within:
- the LOC106320739 gene encoding glutathione S-transferase T3-like, producing the protein MAMKLSLGGDGALLQWLSSNRRIHGARGRNLKAEECKAEQYSFVEDSVQLSSSSQVPIFGIQGAEASSCPQDTTAERRERRMWTSVEVMVLISSWVNTSKDPVVGNEQRSGAFWNRIAAYFAASPKAAATEHRESTHCKQRWHKINDQVNKFCGAFEAATREKTSGKNENDFLNRAHEIFFNNHRKKIILEHAWKELRNDQKWCAIATSKNEGSAKRRKLDEGSQHQQLKDDLVEHIWRRFGGDEDNN